From a single Arthrobacter sp. SLBN-112 genomic region:
- the mscL gene encoding large conductance mechanosensitive channel protein MscL, with protein MLSGFKNFIMKGNVVDLAVAVVMGTAFGAVVTALVNKVLMPFVSGLVGAPNFDSFARVELNGNAIEFGVLLTAIVNFLLIAAAIYFVVVMPMNIMIERRNRRLGINKDVKKDAAEDPQVALLTEIRDALKERV; from the coding sequence ATGCTTAGTGGATTCAAGAATTTCATCATGAAAGGCAACGTGGTTGACCTTGCCGTCGCCGTTGTCATGGGTACGGCGTTCGGCGCGGTGGTGACGGCGCTGGTGAACAAGGTGCTGATGCCCTTCGTCTCCGGCCTGGTGGGTGCACCCAACTTTGACAGCTTCGCAAGGGTGGAGCTGAACGGAAACGCCATCGAGTTTGGGGTGCTGCTGACGGCGATCGTGAACTTCCTCCTGATTGCTGCGGCCATCTACTTTGTGGTGGTGATGCCGATGAACATCATGATCGAACGCCGCAACCGCCGGCTGGGGATCAACAAGGACGTAAAAAAGGACGCTGCCGAGGATCCGCAGGTTGCGCTGCTGACCG